A region from the Rhinoderma darwinii isolate aRhiDar2 chromosome 2, aRhiDar2.hap1, whole genome shotgun sequence genome encodes:
- the IGSF5 gene encoding immunoglobulin superfamily member 5: protein MDGYRTNLIWITILCLIQDYGSCSDIIEGPTNFTVLSGSNASFLCTVGSQWQSISWYLQNTFIVSITPTGTTVSKDFIIVQNSTNSITGAFTSEITIVNVNKSNSGIIGCSSLNSVTQDAYLSVQVNGSIKITNGSVTVTPNSTVSMICQASQWYPAPTITWQINNTLADTLYYSTRYTPEANYFVTALSTFNISPESGLSLTCLASIQTLSQPQSATVNITVREHIPGSSYSLTQADIILIAVFASLGGLLLLIVIIVVVIFCCKKKKRKKTESGYQSDAWKTHEKNDSNLRTVQNNNLGERNLAYISDPVSIRQSFDSINDSNSPIYDNKPSTSTVSSLQVPARKWADNSLRKIRHVTHV from the exons ATGGACGGATATAGGACAAACTTAATATGGATTACCATTCTGTGCCTAATACAAG ATTATGGATCATGCTCCGACATTATTGAAGGCCCTACAAATTTTACTGTGCTCAGTGGGTCGAACGCCAGTTTCCTGTGCACAGTAGGATCCCAGTGGCAAAGTATCTCATGGTACTTACAGAACACTTTTATTGTCTCGATAACGCCCACCGGGACCACAGTGAGCAAAGATTTTATCATCGTACAGAACAGCACAAACTCCATCACAGGAGCGTTTACCTCCGAGATAACAATTGTCAACGTCAACAAAAGTAATTCCGGAATAATAGGATGCAGCAGCTTAAACTCAGTGACTCAAGATGCCTACCTGTCTGTTCAGG TGAATGGCTCTATTAAAATAACAAACGGAAGTGTCACTGTGACTCCGAACTCCACAGTCAGCATGATCTGCCAAGCATCACAGTGGTATCCAGCGCCAACTATCACATGGCAGATAAATAATACTTTAGCAGATACTTTATATTACTCGACTAGATACACCCCAGAAGCCAATTACTTTGTGACAGCTCTAAGCACCTTTAATATAAGCCCAGAAAGTGGTCTAAGCTTGACCTGCCTGGCGTCAATACAAACCCTGAGCCAACCGCAGTCAGCGACAGTCAACATAACAGTACGAGAACACATTCCAG GGAGCAGCTATTCACTGACTCAGGCGGACATCATCCTCATTGCCGTCTTTGCGTCTCTCGGAGGTTTACTCCTCCTCATCGTCATCATCGTAGTTGTTATTTTTtgttgcaaaaagaaaaaaaggaagaaaacag AGAGCGGCTATCAGAGTGATGCATG GAAAACCCACGAGAAGAACGACAGCAATCTGAGGACCGTTCAGAATAACAATCTCGGAGAACGTAACCTTGCTTATATATCAGACCCTGTATCCATAAGACAAA GTTTTGACTCCATTAATGATAGCAACTCTCCTATCTATGATAATAAGCCATCTACCTCAACAGTATCTAGTTTACAG